The Pukyongia salina genome segment ACTTCTGTAAAAAAATTAATCCAGACAGTAGGTTCGGCCGAAGGGATATTTCTGGAGAAAAAAGAGACATTAGAACTAATTCCCGGGATCGGAGCCTATAAACTAAGAGAATTCCATCCAAAGATCGCCTTAGATGAGGCGGATAATGAACTTCAATTCATTTCAGAAAAAAATATAAAATGCCTGTATTTTCAGGAGGAAGACTATCCCGCACTTTTAAAACATTGTGTAGATGGCCCGGTCTTACTTTTTTTGGAGGGTGAACTAAACCTTAAGAACAAACATATTATTAGCGTAGTAGGTACCAGGATTGCCACCTCGCATGGTAAAGCTACCTGCGAGGCCATTATTTCGGAACTTGCTCCCCTTAATCCGGTGATCGTCTCCGGATTTGCGTACGGAATTGATATTGTAGCACATAATACGGCTGTAGCGCACGGCCTGCAAACCATTGCCTGCCTGGCACATGGACTCGATCAAATTTATCCAAAAGTGCATAAGAAATATGTGCCGGCAATACTGGAAAATGGTGGCTTATTAACCGAATTCTCCAGTAACGATCCCTTCGATCGTAAAAATTTCCTGAGACGAAACCGTATCATAGCCGGTATGAGTGAGGCAACCGTGGTAATAGAATCTGCTGCCAAAGGAGGGAGTCTGGTAACGGCAGATATCGCTAATTCATACAACCGGGAAGTGTTTGCC includes the following:
- the dprA gene encoding DNA-processing protein DprA, producing the protein MLSQNELRYLLALKQVPYLGETSVKKLIQTVGSAEGIFLEKKETLELIPGIGAYKLREFHPKIALDEADNELQFISEKNIKCLYFQEEDYPALLKHCVDGPVLLFLEGELNLKNKHIISVVGTRIATSHGKATCEAIISELAPLNPVIVSGFAYGIDIVAHNTAVAHGLQTIACLAHGLDQIYPKVHKKYVPAILENGGLLTEFSSNDPFDRKNFLRRNRIIAGMSEATVVIESAAKGGSLVTADIANSYNREVFAVPGRPGDLLSEGCNNLIKTQQAQLITSAADLVYNMGWNLDNRVTKPIQTALFPTLSEDETLVFNFLKTRDKELLDSIAISCQIPTHKTATVLLNLELKGLVQPLPGKLFQRV